AAGCAGGGAGCACCTGAAATTTCATTATCTTGAAATGACTGTCGAAAGAAAAAGCAGTATCTATCTGCAGCCTTTGCATTAAAGCAAAACTCGTACAGTCTGTATAACTGAAGTCCTTATCTTTGAATTTCAAAAAAATCTCCCATGCCTTTTCCTCATCAATATCTTTAACAACGACAAGGCTAACAAAGCCACTGTCTCTGAGTTTTTTACCGAAATCTGAGGCAACTTCCCATCCCAGACGACTTCTTAAAAGTGTAACAGTCTCGTCAAATATAAAATTGGTTGTTATCAGAGGAGTCTTATTTATCTTTAGGCAATTAACCGCATTTTTATGATCCGGATCACTTCTATCAATCAATGCGTACCATGCACCTGTATCAACAAATGACCGCTTCATTTCTTTTTCCCATATAAATATTT
The Nitrospirota bacterium genome window above contains:
- a CDS encoding PIN domain-containing protein, with amino-acid sequence MKRSFVDTGAWYALIDRSDPDHKNAVNCLKINKTPLITTNFIFDETVTLLRSRLGWEVASDFGKKLRDSGFVSLVVVKDIDEEKAWEIFLKFKDKDFSYTDCTSFALMQRLQIDTAFSFDSHFKIMKFQVLPAL